A section of the Oscarella lobularis chromosome 15, ooOscLobu1.1, whole genome shotgun sequence genome encodes:
- the LOC136196319 gene encoding fibroblast growth factor receptor 2-like: MKPYKGFVTFILCLTASTRVLPSSIKQACQSDICFGDDDWLELCSDKTTTNSTSTITNETYYCCPCPWSVELADCRDFAWVAFHASNGSFFRDVPCHSDSTENVYQVYKHDQKDPSTFLVVRDEEKEERKITYRCIRCHDHSVFWSVTPGTEIIAPSTTATSSSPSSTSATSSSSSSSSSTPVTSSLPSSSSSSSSSSSSSSSSSSSSSSSSSSSSSSSSSSPFAYTSEFPNSNSSVSLLIGLPVAAVLLFVLLIAVLLISRRPTCKPSVWDSEKARGVYWNGVPEISKLQLVILGDAGTGYFGVVKKAMIISGSVSSSHKIYGTVAVKIPREDFLDEEDESNVRERFLQEADTICGAGRHENVVSLLAICRDKESDIPYLILDYATHGVLTMYLRSKRSDRDSKPLEPLMINFALQIARGMKFLAEKNMVHRDLASRNVLVYDNDLLKISDFGLARNLGSNSYYRKQSRDKVPIRWTAPEALTLKKYSESSDVWSFGIVCWEIATLGGTPYPGVPIEELYDLLSRNGYRMSRPRNCPDILYETMVVCWKSDPKERPAFAELVCQLTGNVG, from the exons ATGAAACCCTACAAAGGCTTCGTCACCTTTATTCTGTGTCTAA CTGCTTCTACTCGTGTGCTCCCAAGTAGTATCAAGCAAGCATGTCAAAGCGATATTTGCTTTGGCGATGACGACTGGCTGGAACTATGCTCCGataagacgacgacgaactctACCAGCACTATTACTAACGAGACCTACTACTGCTGTCCTTGCCCATGGTCCGTGGAACTGGCAGACTGCAGAGATTTTGCCTGGGTGGCTTTTCACGCGTCAAATGGCTCGTTCTTTCGCGACGTTCCGTGCCACAGCGACTCGACGGAAAACGTTTATCAGGTCTACAAGCACGACCAGAAAgatccgtcgacgttcttgGTTGTccgagacgaagaaaaagaggagagaaaaattacGTACCGATGCATTCGGTGCCATGACCATAGCGTTTTTTGGAGCGTTACCCCGGGAACCGAAATCATAGCTCCATCGACGACCGCCACTtcttcctcgccgtcgtcgacgtccgccacgtcgtcgtcgtcgtcgtcgtcgtcgtcgacgcccgttacgtcgtctttgccgtcgtcgtcgtcgtcgtcgtcgtcgtcgtcgtcgtcgtcgtcgtcgtcgtcgtcgtcgtcgtcgtcgtcgtcgtcgtcgtcgtcgtcgtcgtcgtcgtcgtcgcccttCGCTTACACGTCCGAGTTTCCTAATTCCAATTcttccgtttctcttcttattGGCCTTCCTGTCGCTGCCgttctcctcttcgttcttctcattgCCGTCTTACTCATCTCGCGACGTCCGACTTGCAAACCATCCGTCTGGGATTCTGAAAAGGCACGAGGCGTATACTGGAACGGAGTGCCTGAGATATCGAAGCTGCAGCTAGTAATCTTGGGCGACGCAG GGACGGGTTATTTTGGGGTTGTGAAGAAAGCCATGATCATTTCCGGCTCGGTGTCATCTTCTCACAAAATTTACGGTACAGTAGCAGTAAAGATTCCTCGAGAAG ACTTTTTAGACGAGGAGGATGAAAGCAACGTGCGAGAGCGTTTTCTGCAAGAAGCAGACACGATTTGTGGTGCTGGGCGccacgagaacgtcgtgtCTCTTCTCGCCATATGCCGAGACAAAG AAAGCGATATTCCTTATCTCATACTCGACTACGCCACCCACGGCGTTCTAACCATGTATCTtcgttcgaaacgaagtgATCGCGATAGCAAACCCCTCGAGCCTCTCATGATCAACTTTGCCCTGCAAATCGCTCGAGGAATGAAATTTCTTGCCGAAAAAAAT ATGGTTCATCGGGACTTAGCCAGCAGAAACGTTTTAGTCTATGATAACGATCTGCTGAAAATATCTGACTTCGGCTTAGCAAGAAATCTTGGAAGCAATTCTTACTATAGAAAGCAAAGTCGA GACAAAGTGCCTATTCGATGGACAGCTCCTGAGGCTCTCACACTTAAAAAGTACTCCGAAAGTAGTGATGT ATGGTCTTTTGGAATTGTCTGCTGGGAAATAGCGACATTAG GTGGGACTCCGTATCCCGGCGTGCCTATTGAAGAGCTTTACGATCTCCTGTCTCGCAACGGCTATCGTATGTCTCGTCCACGAAATTGCCCCGATATTCT CTACGAAACTATGGTCGTCTGTTGGAAATCGGATCCAAAGGAGCGCCCCGCCTTCGCTGAGCTGGTCTGTCAGCTCACTGGGAATGTAGGGTAG